From Clostridiales bacterium, one genomic window encodes:
- the dnaB gene encoding replicative DNA helicase — translation MATRAKNTDKRSVLAATRRMPHNLDAEQAVLGCMLIDNNAAIYIIQELNKNCFYSEAHQIIFEAMANVLSRPDVNTALDVITLTDELERMGQLQLAGGVQYISALASIVPTSANFKKHTEIVKSKAMLRRIIETCSYAVEQAYENEDAERVLANAESALYDINKEQDRNELVKVKELTMPVLKKLDELKDPAFRSGIPTGYVGIDNILNGLHPSDLILLAARPGVGKTALAMNIMSNIALNVNRKITNGQKPKLHCAVFSLEMSKEQLMQRLICSVGEVSMTNASKGALSAEEWTKVFAATKLLDKCELYIDDSSYIRPQDILNKCLRIRKEKGLDVVMIDYLQLITPNKERFDTRAQEVADITRFLKITAKELNVPILLLSQLSRKSEERKSAPQLSDLRESGAIEQDADIVMFIHRVKKDDEIVSSSEPQEIDLIVAKHRNGRTGKAKLIYKGEYVRFYDA, via the coding sequence ATGGCGACTCGCGCCAAGAATACAGACAAAAGGAGCGTTTTGGCCGCAACGCGCAGGATGCCGCATAATCTAGACGCCGAGCAGGCGGTTTTAGGCTGTATGCTGATTGACAACAACGCGGCGATTTATATTATCCAAGAGCTTAACAAAAATTGCTTTTACTCAGAAGCCCACCAGATAATCTTTGAGGCGATGGCAAATGTCCTGTCCCGTCCCGATGTCAATACCGCGTTGGATGTAATCACATTAACGGACGAGCTTGAGCGCATGGGGCAGTTGCAGCTTGCGGGCGGCGTCCAATACATAAGCGCTTTGGCGTCCATTGTGCCCACTTCGGCCAACTTCAAAAAGCATACTGAAATAGTAAAATCCAAAGCCATGCTAAGAAGGATTATTGAGACCTGTTCTTACGCGGTAGAACAGGCTTATGAAAACGAGGACGCCGAAAGGGTATTGGCAAACGCCGAAAGCGCTTTGTATGATATCAACAAAGAACAAGACAGAAACGAGCTTGTCAAGGTCAAAGAATTGACTATGCCTGTTTTGAAAAAGCTGGACGAGCTAAAAGACCCGGCATTCAGGTCGGGGATCCCTACGGGTTATGTCGGCATTGACAATATACTCAACGGCCTTCACCCTTCCGACCTTATACTGTTAGCGGCCCGGCCCGGCGTGGGCAAAACGGCGCTTGCCATGAATATAATGTCCAATATCGCTTTGAATGTGAACAGAAAAATAACAAACGGCCAAAAGCCCAAGCTTCATTGCGCGGTCTTTTCTTTGGAAATGTCCAAAGAACAGCTGATGCAAAGGCTTATTTGTTCCGTGGGCGAGGTTTCTATGACCAACGCGTCAAAAGGCGCTTTAAGCGCGGAAGAATGGACCAAGGTTTTCGCCGCGACCAAGCTTTTGGACAAATGCGAATTATATATTGACGATTCCTCTTACATACGCCCCCAAGATATTTTAAACAAGTGCCTAAGGATACGCAAAGAAAAGGGGCTGGATGTGGTGATGATTGACTACTTGCAGCTTATCACCCCTAACAAAGAGCGTTTTGACACGCGCGCCCAAGAGGTAGCGGATATCACCAGGTTTTTGAAAATAACGGCAAAAGAACTCAATGTGCCCATACTTCTTTTGAGCCAGCTATCCCGAAAGAGCGAAGAGCGCAAGAGCGCGCCCCAGCTTTCGGACCTAAGGGAATCGGGCGCTATTGAACAAGACGCCGATATCGTTATGTTTATACACCGCGTCAAAAAAGACGATGAAATCGTATCGTCTTCCGAGCCCCAAGAAATTGACCTTATCGTAGCCAAGCACCGAAACGGGCGCACGGGCAAGGCAAAACTTATTTATAAGGGCGAATATGTCAGATTTTATGACGCCTAA
- a CDS encoding oligoendopeptidase F family protein — protein FYVYKYATGITSAIDISQRILDGEKGILDKYMNFLKAGGSKSPYEIMKDLNVDLAAPEPYNNAMTVFKNTVKELEKLL, from the coding sequence CTTTTTACGTGTATAAATACGCCACCGGAATAACCTCCGCAATAGATATATCCCAAAGAATATTGGACGGCGAAAAAGGCATATTGGATAAATATATGAATTTCTTAAAGGCCGGCGGCTCAAAATCACCTTACGAGATTATGAAAGATTTGAATGTTGACCTTGCCGCGCCCGAGCCTTATAATAATGCTATGACTGTGTTTAAAAACACGGTGAAAGAATTGGAAAAATTATTATGA